Proteins encoded by one window of Lycium barbarum isolate Lr01 chromosome 11, ASM1917538v2, whole genome shotgun sequence:
- the LOC132618220 gene encoding receptor-like serine/threonine-protein kinase SD1-7 has product MELDTILVLVLVFSCSWLPLFPSQNTVKTGESITANHKLVSAGGSFALGFFTPANSTFIYLGIWYNTIPEQTVIWVANRESPIPQNSFPVFTIGDDGNLVIFYEKDKLIWSSNVKGELLTSNSTVGALLDNGNLVLKHGESNILWDSFEHPTDTLIRDMRLGFNKISGLRTVINSWTSNEDPRPGNFSFGIDGRMRFYTWKQNGIHYRFDDSSKGYMLRIAWYFSVITDNENVFLTLAYYKSPLRLRVVLNPIGYLQVMVWNRNGSNKWNIEFQLPQVKCELYAHCGPFGSCGIRSSGLCRCLTGFEPKFLKDWVNGKWNEGCVRKIALGCDGGDRFLKHENMKLPDHAIFLGNMSIKKCATQCIRNCSCSAYACSKNACFIWLGDLLDLADDITSSRALYVRVHGSELITDDLSGNSAQTYKIIIAEVVSTIFVILLLISIFACIFKRKHLKRPDRMNRNSSLVSSVPSGSLVAKDNMKLVQYSLQNVRDATNNFHKDNKIGEGGFGPVFKGFLDELGYVAIKRLSRRSSQGLEEFMNELKLIAKLQHKNLVSLLGCCVEGEEKILIYEYMLNCSLDKFLFDPLLKVTLDWGTRLGIIEGIAQGVLYLHKYSRLKVIHRDLKVSNILLDQEMIPKISDFGMARIFGTGQTQANTKRVVGTYGYISPEYVVYGQFSEKSDVFSFGVLLLEILTGERNSDFFMTDISMSLLGWAWKKWKEGRVSELIDPSIRETCDSNKATRSMLVALLCVQENPTDRPTMSDIVAMLSNETLAIPEPKEPAFRSSWRPQKLKDFSINEMTFSLPGPR; this is encoded by the exons ATGGAGTTGGATACTATCCTTGTTCTTGTTCTAGTATTTTCTTGTTCGTGGTTACCTCTTTTCCCTAGCCAAAACACTGTTAAAACAGGTGAATCAATCACTGCTAATCACAAATTAGTTTCAGCTGGTGGTAGTTTTGCCTTAGGATTTTTCACCCCAGCCAATTCTACTTTTATCTACCTTGGCATATGGTACAATACTATCCCTGAACAAACAGTTATTTGGGTTGCTAATAGAGAATCTCCAATCCCTCAGAATTCTTTTCCAGTTTTCACTATTGGAGATGATGGAAATTTAGTGATTTTTTATGAAAAGGATAAACTCATTTGGTCATCAAATGTTAAAGGGGAGTTATTAACTTCAAATTCTACCGTGGGAGCATTGTTAGATAACGGAAATCTTGTTCTCAAACACGGTGAGTCCAACATATTGTGGGATAGTTTTGAACATCCTACTGATACATTAATACGCGACATGAGACTCGGTTTCAATAAAATTAGTGGCCTAAGAACCGTGATTAATTCGTGGACAAGTAATGAAGATCCTCGGCCTGGAAATTTCTCTTTTGGAATAGACGGGCGTATGCGTTTTTACACTTGGAAGCAGAACGGTATTCATTATAGATTTGACGATAGTAGCAAAGGGTATATGCTACGAATCGCGTGGTATTTCTCTGTTATTACTGATAATGAAAATGTATTTCTTACTTTAGCTTACTACAAAAGCCCGTTAAGATTAAGAGTCGTTTTGAATCCTATCGGGTACCTTCAGGTGATGGTGTGGAATCGGAATGGTAGTAATAAGTGGAATATTGAATTTCAACTACCACAAGTTAAGTGTGAACTTTATGCACACTGTGGTCCATTTGGCAGTTGTGGGATCAGATCAAGTGGATTATGCAGATGTTTAACAGGGTTTGAACCAAAGTTTCTCAAAGATTGGGTAAACGGGAaatggaatgaaggttgtgtgaGAAAAATAGCGTTGGGATGTGATGGTGGAGATAGGTTTTTGAAACATGAGAATATGAAGTTACCTGATCATGCTATTTTCTTAGGAAATATGAGTATTAAAAAGTGTGCAACTCAGTGCATTAGGAACTGCTCCTGCTCAGCATATGCTTGTTCGAAAAACGCCTGTTTTATATGGCTTGGAGATTTACTGGATCTTGCTGATGACATTACCAGCAGCAGAGCTCTCTATGTTCGAGTTCATGGCTCCGAGCTAA TAACTGATGATTTATCTGGGAATTCAGCTCAAACATACAAAATTATCATTGCAGAAGTTGTTTCTACAATTTTTGTTATCTTGCTTCTTATTAGTATCTTCGCCTGTATCTTCAAAAGAAAGCACTTGAAAAGACCAG ATAGGATGAACAGAAATTCTTCTCTAGTTAGCTCCGTGCCTAGTGGATCTTTAGTTGCGAAAGACAATATGAAGTTGGTACAGTACAGCCTGCAGAATGTAAGAGATGCTACAAACAACTTCCACAAAGATAACAAAATTGGAGAAGGTGGTTTTGGCCCTGTGTTTAAG GGGTTCCTGGATGAGCTCGGATATGTAGCCATCAAACGGCTAAGCAGGAGGTCATCACAAGGACTGGAGGAGTTCATGAATGAGTTGAAGCTAATCGCGAAATTGCAGCACAAAAATCTCGTCAGCCTCTTAGGATGCTGTGTTGAAGGAGAGGAGAAGATACTGATCTATGAGTATATGCTGAATTGCAGCCTGGACAAATTTCTATTTG aCCCTTTGCTGAAGGTTACACTCGATTGGGGTACACGTTTGGGGATAATAGAAGGAATTGCACAAGGAGTGCTTTACCTACACAAATACTCAAGACTAAAAGTCATTCACAGGGACTTGAAGGTAAGCAACATTCTGCTAGATCAAGAGATGATTCCTAAAATATCAGACTTTGGAATGGCAAGGATTTTCGGGACTGGTCAAACACAGGCCAATACAAAACGAGTGGTTGGTACATA TGGCTATATATCTCCAGAATACGTAGTTTATGGCCAGTTTTCAGAGAAATCAGATGTATTCAGCTTTGGAGTATTGCTGTTGGAAATTCTGACTGGTGAACGAAACTCAGACTTCTTCATGACTGATATTTCTATGTCTCTATTAGGATGG GCATGGAAAAAGTGGAAAGAAGGAAGAGTATCGGAGTTGATTGATCCATCAATAAGGGAAACCTGCGACAGTAACAAAGCAACAAGGTCAATGTTGGTTGCTCTTCTTTGCGTTCAAGAAAATCCAACAGATCGGCCAACAATGTCTGATATAGTTGCCATGTTAAGCAACGAAACGTTAGCCATCCCTGAGCCAAAAGAACCAGCTTTCCGCAGCAGCTGGCGACCTCAGAAGTTAAAAGACTTTTCCATAAATGAGATGACATTTAGTTTGCCAGGACCTCGATGA
- the LOC132618221 gene encoding G-type lectin S-receptor-like serine/threonine-protein kinase B120, producing MELNTVVAVVLGFSCSCLHLFARGNSIKAGKSITGNETLVSTSESFTLGFFTPGNSTNSYLGIWYNTIPEQNVIWVANRESPIPQNSTVVFTIGIDGNFVIVDEKGKLIWSSNVTSTTGGLLTSNSTVGALLDNGNLVLKHGESNIWTSFEHPTDTLMPGMKIGYNRKTGKQTVINSWTSKEDPRPGNFSFGVDPEGHDHYFIWKHSSIYYRFGREDEFPRRTILGVTWHADLVSNHDEVSLTFDQNKGPLIIRVVLDPSGQFLVLLTIQNNSNWVTTIREPQVECAVYAYCGPFGSCGILSGKCSCLTGFEPRFSEYSENEKWNGACMRKVALECDGGDGFLKREHMKLPDHAISLGNMSSKDCETRCIRNCSCSAYAYSNGNCLIWFGNLLDLADNFNDSRALYVRVDGSELNTDGLSGNLAQRYKILIAKIVSAVAATLLLISILVFIFKRKLLKRTGWKDGNSSLLSFTSSSFVGKDDMKLVKYSLQNIREATYNFHEDNKLGEGGFGPVFKVQKFNVLMLIVFSFMNIEDLNILFRGFLAEFGDVAIKRLSRRSSQGLEEFMNELKLIANLQHKNLVSLLGCCVEGEEKILIYEYMPNRSLDNFLFDPSLKVVLDGNIHFGIIEGIAQGMLYLHKYSRLKVIHRDLKVSNILLDREMIPKISDFGMARIFGTDQT from the exons ATGGAATTGAATACTGTTGTAGCTGTTGTACTAGGATTCTCATGTTCTTGCTTACACCTTTTTGCAAGAGGAAACAGTATAAAGGCAGGCAAATCAATCACTGGTAATGAGACACTGGTTTCAACTAGTGAAAGTTTTACCTTAGGCTTCTTCACTCCAGGTAATTCTACAAACAGCTACCTTGGCATATGGTACAATACTATCCCTGAAcaaaatgtcatttgggttgCCAACAGAGAATCTCCAATCCCTCAGAATTCTACTGTAGTTTTCACTATAGGTATTGATGGGAATTTCGTGATTGTTGATGAAAAGGGTAAACTTATTTGGTCATCAAATGTTACATCCACCACAGGGGGATTATTAACTTCAAATTCTACCGTGGGAGCGTTGTTAGATAACGGAAATCTTGTTCTTAAACATGGTGAATCTAACATATGGACTAGCTTTGAGCATCCTACCGATACATTAATGCCCGGGATGAAAATTGGTTATAACAGAAAGACAGGCAAACAAACTGTGATCAATTCGTGGACGAGTAAAGAAGATCCCCGGCCTGGAAATTTCTCTTTTGGAGTAGATCCTGAAGGGCATGACCATTATTTCATTTGGAAGCACAGCAGTATTTATTATAGATTTGGCCGTGAAGACGAATTCCCGCGGAGGACTATACTAGGAGTTACATGGCATGCTGATTTAGTTTCTAATCACGATGAAGTATCTCTTACTTTCGATCAAAATAAAGGCCCGTTAATAATAAGGGTCGTTTTGGATCCTAGTGGGCAATTCCTGGTGCTGCTAACTATTCAGAATAATAGTAATTGGGTTACTACAATTCGGGAGCCACAAGTTGAGTGTGCAGTTTATGCCTATTGTGGTCCATTTGGCAGCTGTGGAATCTTAAGTGGAAAATGCAGCTGTTTAACTGGATTTGAACCAAGATTTTCCGAATATTCGGAAAATGAGAAGTGGAATGGAGCTTGTATGAGAAAAGTAGCATTGGAATGTGATGGTGGAGACGGGTTTTTGAAACGCGAGCATATGAAGTTGCCAGATCATGCTATCTCCTTAGGAAATATGAGCAGTAAAGACTGTGAAACGCGGTGCATTAGGAACTGCTCCTGCTCAGCTTATGCTTATTCAAATGGTAACTGTTTAATTTGGTTTGGAAATTTACTGGATCTTGCAGATAACTTCAATGACAGTAGAGCTCTCTATGTTCGAGTTGATGGCTCTGAGCTAA ATACTGATGGTCTATCTGGGAATTTAGCTCAAAGATACAAAATTCTCATTGCAAAAATTGTTTCTGCGGTTGCTGCAACCTTGCTTCTTATAAGTATTTTAGTCTTTATCTTCAAAAGAAAGCTCTTGAAGAGAACAG GCTGGAAGGACGGAAATTCTTCTCTCCTTAGCTTCACGTCAAGTTCTTTCGTTGGGAAAGATGATATGAAGTTGGTAAAGTACAGCCTGCAGAATATAAGAGAGGCTACATACAATTTCCACGAAGATAACAAACTTGGAGAAGGTGGTTTTGGCCCTGTGTTTAAGGTGCAAAAATTCAATGTTTTGATGCTCATAGTATTCTCTTTCATGAATATAGAGGATTTAAACATTCTGTTTCGGGGGTTTTTGGCTGAGTTCGGAGACGTAGCCATCAAAAGGCTAAGCAGGAGGTCATCACAAGGACTGGAGGAGTTCATGAATGAGTTGAAGCTAATCGCGAATTTGCAGCACAAAAATCTAGTCAGCCTGTTAGGATGCTGTGTTGAAGGCGAGGAGAAGATACTTATCTATGAGTATATGCCAAATCGCAGCCTGGACAACTTTCTTTTTG ACCCTTCATTGAAGGTTGTGCTAGACGGGAATATACATTTTGGGATAATAGAAGGAATTGCTCAAGGAATGCTTTATCTACATAAGTATTCAAGATTAAAAGTCATTCACAGGGACTTAAAAGTAAGCAACATTCTGCTAGATCGAGAGATGATTCCTAAAATATCAGACTTTGGAATGGCGAGGATTTTCGGGACTGATCAAACATAG
- the LOC132619498 gene encoding cysteine-rich receptor-like protein kinase 10, whose protein sequence is MSPEYVIYGQFSEKSDVFSFGVLLLEMLTSERNSNFSMTEISLSLLGWAYNMWKEGRMLDLIDPSIRETCDANKATRSILVALLCVQEIPTDRPTMSNIVAMLSNETLSIPEPKEPAFRSSWQPQHELNGSSKNEMTISLPEPR, encoded by the exons ATGTCTCCAGAATACGTAATATATGGCCAATTTTCGGAGAAATCAGATGTATTCAGCTTCGGGGTGTTGCTGTTGGAAATGCTAACTAGTGAACGGAACTCGAACTTTTCCATGACTGAAATTTCTTTATCCCTCTTAGGATGG GCGTACAATATGTGGAAAGAAGGAAGAATGTTGGATTTGATTGATCCATCAATAAGGGAAACTTGCGACGCTAACAAGGCAACAAGGTCAATTTTGGTTGCCCTTCTTTGTGTTCAAGAAATTCCCACAGATCGGCCAACAATGTCTAATATAGTTGCCATGTTAAGCAACGAAACGTTATCAATTCCCGAGCCAAAAGAACCTGCCTTTCGCAGTAGCTGGCAACCTCAACATGAGTTAAATGGTTCTTCCAAAAATGAGATGACAATTAGTTTGCCAGAACCTCGATAG